The genomic region CGGCGGCGAGATACTCGAAGGCAGCCGCACGCCGTCGATAGAGAGCGCGCTTCATGCCGCCGTCTACCGCATGCGCCCCGACGTCCGCGCGGTCGCCCACACCCATTCGATATATGCTACCGCCGCGGCCTCGCTGCGCCTTCCTCTGCCCTGCCTCACCGACAATCAGGCCGTGACGTTCGGCGGAGAGATTCCCGTTGCACAATACGCGCCGATAGGTACGCCGGAGCTCGCGCGAAACGCCGCGGCGGCGCTCGGGAGCGGTGCGGCCGTGTTGATGGCGAATCACGGAGCGCTCTGCGTCGGCGAGAACATGCGGCAGGCTGCCGAGCGCTGCGCGATGCTGGAAACTTTCGCGAAAATATTTTTCATCGCCGCGTCGGCCGGCGGCGGAAAGGCGCTGACGAAGGAAGAAGCCGAAAGAGAAGCCGCCGATATGGCGCTGCGCTACGGACAGAAATGACGAATGGGGACCTTGCGGGAAAATAAGCGGGAATAAAAAACAGACCGACTGAACAGACGGTCTGTTTTTTTATTTCTTCTTTGTCGCTTTTCCGTAAGACGGACTTACAGAGAAATAGCGCTCACCGGGCATGTCGCCGCGCAGGCGCCGCACTCGACGCAGCTGTCCTGATCAACGGAAGCCTTGCCGTCGTTCACGGAGATAGCGGAAACGGGACACACGCCGACGCAGGCCTCGCAGCCTACGCATACTGACTGATCGACTGTTGCTTTAGCCATCTTAAGAAGTCCTCCTCTATTTTTTGCCTCATAGTTCCGCGCAGGCGATTCCCACGCGTACCCTATTCTATCGTGAAAGCTTCGAGCTTTCAACTGTCATTTTTAATTGAAAGTAAACATAAATGACGGAATCTCTGAGATAAATTAACCCTATATCGTATATTATGCACATTTACTCTGGACAAAATAGTGCGAAATGTAATAAAATATGAACGAAGTAGGGATAATGGTTTCAATCTCCCTCTTCGTAGAGTGTTTTATTTTTGCGTCCTTACTATATGCCGCCAAGGAGGTGCCGTAAGAGGCGGAGGCGCGTTTTCTGTCAGCAGAATGTACTTTTTCTAAATTTTGAAAGGGGAGTTGGTTTATTTATGACTCAGGAAACAGCAAGAGAGCCAA from Synergistes jonesii harbors:
- a CDS encoding class II aldolase/adducin family protein is translated as MNDVEIRKEIIETAVDMYRSGLVQGTGGNFSSRCEGGFIITPSGMAYELLAPGDLPKLSLGGEILEGSRTPSIESALHAAVYRMRPDVRAVAHTHSIYATAAASLRLPLPCLTDNQAVTFGGEIPVAQYAPIGTPELARNAAAALGSGAAVLMANHGALCVGENMRQAAERCAMLETFAKIFFIAASAGGGKALTKEEAEREAADMALRYGQK
- a CDS encoding indolepyruvate ferredoxin oxidoreductase subunit alpha, with the protein product MAKATVDQSVCVGCEACVGVCPVSAISVNDGKASVDQDSCVECGACAATCPVSAISL